The following nucleotide sequence is from Hylaeus volcanicus isolate JK05 unplaced genomic scaffold, UHH_iyHylVolc1.0_haploid 11671, whole genome shotgun sequence.
tccatttcatacttcatttttaacatttaagtttgttacaacaagactttctgccatgcattTTGTGTGCTGttgaaaacttaagggactgaatctggtattgtaatataataaattctgcgttattcatatgacattaattttatttgtaaataacacatacaaaccttattttacttgcaaattaatgtagaccttaaaataaaaatacatttgtcttttattatagtaagcgtagagtctgcaatatacataatctgtctgaagccagatataggaaagagaccagcttcagttttttaagtttccaaaagtatacagaacgcatggcaagATGtttcactgcaagaaatttaaatgttaaagatgaagtgagaaatgaaaaaaagaaatcaactatttgtaacgcataatttattgtattagaataaagttcagaagtacgcagaacgcgtggcagaaagtcttgttgcatttaaatgttactaataaaatgaagaagctaaatattgtatcaaccacaaactgagactgtttagacatttgcctagatgtccgtcgcctggaagtcaaatgcttggcgtggccaggcaaggtcaaggttttgatgaataagaattattttaaaatgtaaaataatgaaaatgtactcatattgtcagcgttttaaactgacaaattatctgaaagcctgTGAGAGGAGGGGTATCTGGGGCAATGAAtatccttagaaatattttaaaacacaataaaatgaaaatgtactcatattgtcaaagttttaaattgacaaattatgtgaaagtctgcgattaacaatattcagcagtatacgctgctgaatattgttaattatgacagaaaaaagcaaaagtagactacctataggagcttgcactctagtttgaacatttatctagcggataCGACTATTGAGAGttctcaaatttgcattgtcgagacaaaaataggaaaatacGAAACCCTTGtagttccgtgtacgtatacagtgatgtggagctgtgtgagtgcgtacgagcgcatacaaggcacgggagtccactcccttaagTATTTTCAGCGAACGTTCCCTTTTCTCTCCTGATTTTTGACTTTCTCACGCTTGATCACCCACGTCGAATGTTTTAACAATGTACGTGGCGGTTCGTTGATTCAATGCGTTAATCCATTTGAATTCCGCtcctaatttgaatataaatatataacatgaaaaagtggaggacttaaagagtaatcatagaaaaatagaagatccccctaaaaaaaaattcaagaaagtagaaaaagaagtgaaatcgaaatgagctgccagtacatgaaggtgctttccagcaaagtgcaaaggcgacactgtataacacaatgacAAATTCGGTGCTTCCCAACTATgtgcagctaaaatgctgtgttcaacagtgcagacgttcagaccctaatgacaactcatgtaaattgactgctccgcactttggcgatgaaatgaagaagctaaatagtgtagaAGCTAAACCTGTAtaacctgtcagtttgtattggtgacatttggacgccgcaaattgaataattattttaaaggctacGTGTAATGATATTGTATTGGGAAGTATATGGTTATAAGTGATAATATATCTACCTGGTCGTTGtgaaaagatatatataaatttggtgTTTGAGTGTACagtttataatacaaatttcagtaaatgttcattttgtgcaaataagaataagtgttctaatacattaaattgtgtgttataaatagtggatcactttttttattttcacttcatgataaacatttaaattgcttgcaacaagactttctgtcacaCGTTCTGTGTACGTATGAACTGTAAAGGGAGAgagaacgcatggcaggatgtctcactgcaagaaatttaaatgttaaagatgaagcgagaaatgaaagaaagaaatcaactatttgtaacgcacaatttattgtattagaatacagtttATACGTTCACAGGAcgcatgacagaaagtcttgtaacaaatttaaataatgagaaaatgaacagaaatccactatttgtaataaataatttattgtattacaataatatagaaaaagaaaggtcagacttagtcctttaaGTTCTCAAAAGTATgcacgacacatgacagaaggtcttgttgcaagaaattgaaatgttactgataaagtgatttttgaagtttttcatttattacacGACACCAATATGCGCCAATTGAACGCTGGGATTTATCACAAAATGAATGTCGCTGATCCACGTGAAATATATACAGCTGCTGGTTTTCTAGAACAGCTCTCTAAAGATCAGCTGTAAACGAATTTGAACACTATATTTTCCAGATTACGTAATACAGCCCAATATTGGCAAAAACcgagaaattattcaaattgtatGATATACCATTATGGACCAGCTACATGGTTCCTCACGCTCAGTCCAGCTGAGTGGCTATGGTCAGATTTAATAGAATATCTTCGTGAAGTAAACGGGCCATCGATGGCTAAAATGTCGCCGAACGAACTCATTGCTTCTGATCCCGTTTCAACTGCTCGATTTATAGATAATAAATTCCACGCTGTGCTGGACTTCATTTGTTCGCCCGACAATCCGATTGGGAAGGTCACTCATTACTTTTGGCGCAGAAAATATCAAAGCCGGGgattacaacattttcatcttttaatTTGGATTGAAGATGCTCCTATAATCGACAAATCCTCGAAGGAAGAAGTAGCAGCATTCATTATGAAATACGTCACTTGCAGATTGCCGTCACCGCATGTGTCGCCAGAATTATATAGGCGTCTTATTACACATCAAATCCATAAATGTAATAGTTACTGTCTACGCaacaaaaaaaactaaaaattctttctgtaAAGTAGATTTTCATTTCCACGTCCAGTTACAGAGACTATGACAATAAGGGATGTAGCTGTTTCTATAGGTGCTAGAAAACAATTGAAAGCAAAAGGTAGATTCTATGATCTTCCACGTTCGATAAAAGAAGTCCGTATCAATGATTTTAATCCTTCTGTTCTCATGGTTTGGATAGGTAACATggatatacaatatattggGGAAAAGACGACCCGCCTAACGGTGGGCCTCTGTAATAcgtgtttttcattttattgacgcgcgctaattataattactctacaaaatatatttagaagcagaaaattgaaaactcgcAAAGAAATTGAGAATCTGGAAGGTGAATCCACAGACATATTTTGTCCATCCCTCATAGATGATTACTATACTAACAGACCtaaggaattaaattctatgCACCTGTACGATTTTGCTACGTGGTATGACATTACTAAAAATAGACCGTCTGAAAAAACTGAATATTATGAAAACCGTGCATCtatgttttgttaaaaaaagaaaaagagggtATCTTATCAATCATTATAAGTACAATGTTCAAACCCAACCTGAGAATTACTATTTttcactattattattattcaaacctTGGAGAAACACGaacgaattgaaaaatggaTTGACACATATACGGAAGcttttttatcattaaaatCACAAATGACAAAAGCAGTTCAATATCACGAACGAATAACGGATATTCAACAAGCACGTGATCATATAAAGgaacaaattgaaaagaacGTGTTGAATACTGTAGAACTGGAAGGAAATGATCAAGACAATCACCCAGTAGAGTGTGTTCCCGTTGAAACTATTGGTGCTATGAAAGATTTTTAAGACGCAGGAAACAAATTTGACTGTGGTGATCTTGCAGAAATGATTTCGGAATTGAACCTTGATCAAAAGCGGATATTTGATAAAGTTACTAAGTCCTTGACGTCTAACAATGACATTCTCAGACTTTATGTGAGTGGATAAGGTGGCACTGGGaaaagttttttaatcaaaactATTAGACACTGGATCAAACAGATTATGGGAAAAGACACAGCAGTAACTGCTCCTACTGGAATCGCAGCTTTTAATATTGAAGGTCTTACCATACACCGATTGTTTCAATTACCTGTAGAACATGGCCATACAGCCCAGTATAGACAACTTAGCGACGCAGCCCTTCAAATTGTACGAGATCAACTCAAAAATGTTGCTTTAGTAAtcatcgatgaaatttcgatGGTTTCTAACGTAACTTTCCTACACATACATTTGCGACTtgcagaaatatttgatactaCAGATTCCGGTGATGGTTGGTTCGGAAAAAAGCCTATGCTACTATTTGGTGACTTACTACAACTTCCTCCTGTTCATGAAGAACCTGCttttatacaattatcaaATAAGGTTATggagaaaaatgttggaggatTAGGTTCTTATAATTTATGGTCTGCCTTGTTTGGCTACGACGAATTGACAATAAATATGCGACAGCAGGGTGATAATGTTTACAAGGATATCTTGTCGAGAATTCGTACCGGAGTAGTGATCAATTCGGATACAAAGGTTTTACAAtgaaggaaattaaattttaaagcaaCAAATTGTAATGACCGATTAAAGGAATTATGTGATTATATGCTTCATGTGGGATCTAATACGGTGTGTTTGCTTCCTACATGTGTTCAGTGTGATGTTTTGAACACTGCAATGTTAAGTCGATTTCCATCTGAAGAAATCCATTTGATTGCTCAAGATACAACGAATTGTGCACcgtacttgaaaaaaaaggtGTCGAAGGTACTAAACAATAATGACGATGATAGCTCCCGAACGGCGGGGCTATCAAGAATCATAATTGTTAAAGTAGGAGTGCAAATCATGattagaagaaatattgatGTTACACTAGGTCTTGTCAACGGTACCATTGCTAAACTTGTTTCAGTGACACGAGGTGTTGATAATGacgtagaaaaattgaaaattatattacccACGAGGCAGGAACATATAATAGAACGTGTAAGTGTTAAATTTGTAAAGTAATAAAGTAATGGATAGAGCGTTCGTTGTTAGAAAACAATTACCGATTTGCCTCAGCTATGGTTTAACTATTCACAAAAGTCAAGGACTAAGCTTGCAAAATGCTGTCATAGAAGCAagtaattcaatatttacttgtGGACAAATTTACGTTGCTCTTTCTTGGATGACCACATTACAAG
It contains:
- the LOC128882418 gene encoding uncharacterized protein LOC128882418 isoform X1, which encodes MSVAWKSNAWRGQARLRNTAQYWQKPRNYSNCMIYHYGPATWFLTLSPAEWLWSDLIEYLREVNGPSMAKMSPNELIASDPVSTARFIDNKFHAVLDFICSPDNPIGKVTHYFWRRKYQSRGLQHFHLLIWIEDAPIIDKSSKEEVAAFIMKYVTCRLPSPHVSPELYRRLITHQIHKFTETMTIRDVAVSIGARKQLKAKGRFYDLPRSIKEVRINDFNPSVLMVWIGNMDIQYIGEKTTRLTVGLCNTCFSFY
- the LOC128882418 gene encoding uncharacterized protein LOC128882418 isoform X2 produces the protein MSVAWKSNAWRGQARLRNTAQYWQKPRNYSNCMIYHYGPATWFLTLSPAEWLWSDLIEYLREVNGPSMAKMSPNELIASDPVSTARFIDNKFHAVLDFICSPDNPIGKVTHYFWRRKYQSRGLQHFHLLIWIEDAPIIDKSSKEEVAAFIMKYVTCRLPSPHVSPELYRRLITHQIHKFTETMTIRDVAVSIGARKQLKAKGNMDIQYIGEKTTRLTVGLCNTCFSFY